GACAAGTGCCAGAGTTGCATCCTCTGAAAACAGTCCTATCTGGGCATCGGTTATTACCTCGTAGGGGACGCCCAACGCAGAGAGCTCGTTTGCAAGTGATAGTCCTTCGAAATCAGGGGCACTCTCCGTGAGAACCACTCTAAAGGACCGCCCCTTCCTCTTTGCAGCGGCAAGTACCTCAAGGACAGCAGAAGAGTATGAGTGGGTTATCACAACGTCCCCGTTGTCAATCAGCTCGCTTCCTATGTTGCCAATCTCCCTTTTTGATTCCGCTATAAGCCTCAAGAACTCTTCAGCACGAGTCCGTAGGACGTTGGGATCACCAGTTATCGGGATAAAACGGACAAGGTTGTATAAAGACGCCATCGTTGGGTTAACCCTGGGAAGTTCTTCCCTCATTTCTTCTAGGGCCTTTTCTAGGGCATCCCCCTCAAGGAGGTTGGCCAGTAAAAGGTACGCTTCAGCCCCTTTCTGGGCCATCCAGCTGGCCCCACGGATCCTTTCAAGCCTCATCTCCTCAAGAAGTTGCATAATTTGAGGAGGAAGCATAGAAACAACCTCAGACTATTGATTTATCGGGATAAACTATCATGCCTCTCTCCGTTATT
The genomic region above belongs to Thermococcus stetteri and contains:
- a CDS encoding translation initiation factor eIF-2B alpha/beta/delta subunit family protein (eIF-2BA; catalyzes the binding of GTP to IF2), whose protein sequence is MLPPQIMQLLEEMRLERIRGASWMAQKGAEAYLLLANLLEGDALEKALEEMREELPRVNPTMASLYNLVRFIPITGDPNVLRTRAEEFLRLIAESKREIGNIGSELIDNGDVVITHSYSSAVLEVLAAAKRKGRSFRVVLTESAPDFEGLSLANELSALGVPYEVITDAQIGLFSEDATLALVGADNVTRDGAVINKAGTYPLALACYDNNVPFYVAAESFKLHPELTSGEVELLERPYVKNGHKIRNFLFDVTPWRYIRGIITELGILVPPKDI